A single region of the Gossypium arboreum isolate Shixiya-1 chromosome 12, ASM2569848v2, whole genome shotgun sequence genome encodes:
- the LOC108477636 gene encoding uncharacterized protein LOC108477636 — protein sequence MAASYHARSNNLPLRQHPIVSQIDETLNRLRASQSASTSSSIGHNLSGLQDLHKCVDVLLQFPLTQQALAQEKQREMVEELLDGSLMLLDVCTTAKDALLQTKECTQELQSIFAKDVEPKGLLMSLGNT from the coding sequence ATGGCAGCCTCTTACCATGCTCGATCGAACAACTTGCCCTTAAGGCAACACCCCATCGTTTCACAAATCGACGAGACCTTGAACCGATTGAGGGCATCTCAATCAGCCTCTACATCATCATCGATAGGCCACAATCTAAGTGGTCTTCAGGATTTGCATAAATGTGTTGATGTATTGCTTCAATTTCCCCTCACCCAACAAGCTCTCGCCCAAGAGAAGCAAAGGGAAATGGTTGAAGAGCTTTTGGATGGATCTCTCATGCTCTTGGATGTATGTACCACTGCTAAGGATGCCTTGTTGCAGACAAAGGAATGCACACAAGAGCTTCAATCAATTTTTGCAAAAGATGTGGAGCCGAAGGGCTTGCTAATGAGTTTAGGAAATACTTGA
- the LOC108478931 gene encoding uncharacterized protein LOC108478931: protein MAASYHARSNSLPSSQHPIVSQIDENLNRLRASQSASTSSSIGHNLSGLQDLHECVDVLLQFPLTQQALAQDKQREMVEELLIGSLMLLDVCTTAKDALLQTKECTQELQSILRRRRGAEGLANELRKYLTSRKAMKKAICKALKNLKHIQNKLSTPGENGAVINVLRDVEAITNSVLESVLSFISGPEAESKSSRWSLVSKLMHQKKVICEEEQKANEILSAEATVRSCIKSENMKHVENVQKELESSELSIQDLEEGLETLSRRMIKTRVTVLNIISY from the coding sequence ATGGCAGCCTCTTACCATGCTCGATCAAACAGCTTGCCCTCAAGCCAACACCCCATCGTTTCACAAATCGACGAGAACTTGAACCGATTGAGGGCATCTCAATCAGCCTCTACATCATCATCCATAGGCCACAATCTAAGTGGTCTTCAGGATTTGCATGAATGTGTTGATGTATTGCTTCAATTTCCCCTCACCCAACAAGCTCTAGCCCAAGATAAGCAAAGGGAAATGGTTGAAGAGCTTTTGATTGGATCTCTCATGCTCTTGGATGTATGTACCACTGCTAAGGATGCCTTGTTGCAGACAAAGGAATGCACACAAGAGCTTCAATCAATTTTGCGCAGAAGACGTGGAGCCGAAGGGCTTGCTAATGAGCTTAGGAAATACTTGACATCTAGGAAAGCCATGAAAAAGGCAATCTGTAAGGCCTTAAAGAACTTGAAGCATATACAGAATAAACTCAGCACTCCTGGAGAGAATGGAGCTGTGATTAACGTCTTAAGAGATGTAGAAGCAATTACCAACAGCGTGCTAGAATCTGTATTGTCCTTTATTTCAGGGCCAGAGGCAGAATCAAAATCGAGCCGTTGGTCGCTGGTTTCGAAGCTAATGCACCAGAAGAAAGTAATATGCGAGGAAGAACAGAAAGCAAATGAAATTTTGAGTGCTGAAGCTACAGTGCGTTCCTGCATCAAATCCGAAAACATGAAGCATGTCGAGAACGTGCAAAAGGAGCTTGAAAGCTCAGAGTTGAGCATCCAAGATCTTGAAGAAGGCCTTGAAACCCTCTCCAGGCGTATGATCAAAACTAGGGTTACTGTTCTTAATATCATCAGCTATTAA
- the LOC108477638 gene encoding uncharacterized protein LOC108477638, which translates to MAATRSNSFPRSSTQHPLAIEVNEHLNRLRASEEASTSSSSISHKLNGFQDLYDCVVKFLQLLLSHHALAHECADELLNGSLRLLDLCSTAKDIVLQTKESASELQLTLCQSKIGEAEIVSEVRKYMSSRKVAKKTIHKSLGNLKIIQRKNTVSLSETVSILKEIEAVTCSMFEDLLSFISGPKPGSWLSVSKLLHQRRIACEDAGRNVNEFEKVDVTLKSFGITKSDIINLDMQNKLKNLELFIQYLEDGLECLFKCMIKVRVLLLNILTL; encoded by the coding sequence ATGGCAGCCACTCGATCCAACAGTTTTCCCCGCTCATCTACACAACACCCACTAGCAATAGAAGTTAATGAGCATTTGAATAGATTGAGGGCTTCTGAAGAGGCATCTACTTCATCATCATCAATAAGCCATAAACTAAATGGCTTTCAAgatttgtatgattgtgttgttaAGTTTCTTCAATTGCTTCTGTCCCACCATGCTTTAGCCCACGAATGTGCTGATGAGTTGTTGAATGGTTCTCTTAGACTCCTCGACCTTTGCAGCACTGCTAAAGATATTGTGCTGCAAACAAAAGAAAGCGCAAGTGAACTTCAATTGACTTTGTGTCAAAGTAAAATCGGTGAAGCCGAAATTGTAAGTGAAGTGAGGAAATACATGAGCTCTAGGAAAGTTGCCAAAAAGACTATCCACAAGTCATTGGGAAACTTGAAAATCATACAAAGGAAAAACACAGTCTCACTTTCAGAAACTGTTAGCATACTGAAGGAGATTGAAGCAGTGACTTGTTCTATGTTTGAGGATTTGTTATCTTTCATCTCCGGACCAAAGCCTGGAAGTTGGTTATCAGTTTCGAAACTATTGCATCAAAGAAGAATAGCGTGTGAAGATGCTGGAAGAAACGTGAATGAATTCGAAAAGGTTGATGTTACTTTGAAATCCTTCGGAATAACCAAATCTGATATCATAAATCTTGATATGCAAAACAAGCTAAAAAACTTGGAGTTGTTTATTCAGTATCTTGAAGATGGACTTGAATGCCTCTTCAAGTGTATGATCAAAGTAAGAGTCTTGCTTCTTAACATCCTTACCCTGTAA
- the LOC108477637 gene encoding uncharacterized protein LOC108477637 — protein sequence MSSSGFSPAPPSVFNGEDYHIWVIKMKTYLQKFDLWEVIKSKVEPAPLRANPTVAQIRQHSDELTKRHKAMSCIQNSVSNVIFTRIMACKSLKQAWNKMKEEFQWTERTRQQQLLNLRRDFENLKMKEEETVKQYSDRIMAVVNNIRLLGGQFSEVRIVEKVISTLPERYEAKISSLEDSRELTSISLTELINILYAQEQRRASRLEEHQEGTLQAKTRLASSFSRYKGKKTWSNKPKTDGARKYPSCPHCKRLSYSSEVCWFRPDVQCKICKKIGHADKVCKNKGKQRPNQPQQPRVETQVAEEESDQEE from the coding sequence ATGTCTTCCTCAGGATTCTCACCAGCGCCACCATCAGTGTTCAATGGAGAAGACTACCACATATGGGTAATAAAAATGAAGACTTACCTACAGAAATTTGACCTATGGGAGGTTATCAAATCAAAAGTTGAACCAGCACCTCTTAGAGCCAATCCAACAGTGGCTCAAATCAGACAACATTCTGATGAACTAACTAAAAGGCACAAAGCCATGTCTTGCATCCAGAACAGTGTGTCTAACGTGATTTTCACAAGAATCATGGCTTGTAAGTCACTAAAGCAGGCCTGGAATAAGATGAAGGAGGAGTTCCAATGGACTGAAAGAACAAGGCAGCAACAGCTACTGAATTTAAGAAGGGACTTTGAAAACTTGAAGATGAAGGAGGAAGAAACAGTGAAGCAATACTCTGACAGAATCATGGCTGTAGTAAACAACATAAGGCTACTTGGAGGACAATTTAGTGAAGTAAGAATTGTGGAGAAGGTGATCTCAACCTTACCTGAAAGGTATGAGGCAAAGATCTCATCTCTTGAAGACTCGAGGGAGTTGACCAGCATCTCATTGACAGAGCTAATCAATATTCTTTATGCTCAAGAGCAAAGGAGAGCAAGTAGACTGGAGGAGCATCAAGAAGGTACCTTACAAGCCAAAACCAGACTAGCCTCAAGCTTCTCTAGATACAAGGGGAAGAAAACCTGGTCAAACAAGCCAAAGACAGATGGTGCAAGAAAATATCCATCTTGCCCACACTGTAAAAGGCTAAGTTATTCGAGTGAAGTATGTTGGTTTAGGCCTGATGTGCAGTGCAAAATCTGCAAAAAGATAGGCCATGCAGACAAAGTTTGCAAAAACAAAGGCAAACAGAGGCCAAATCAACCTCAACAGCCAAGAGTTGAAACTCAAGTGGCAGAAGAAGAAAGTGATCAAGAAGAATGA